A section of the Streptomyces sp. Je 1-369 genome encodes:
- a CDS encoding DUF6233 domain-containing protein yields the protein METEEERGDRYAAGKRRTPVTREEAEWELTRGTRVCTHCRPDSELGVLEYASLLRICPAAIDPAWGAPYRVGGWARRRQLMLRQAACRVPRPVRTSRTLAVHVV from the coding sequence GTGGAAACGGAGGAGGAGCGCGGCGACCGCTACGCGGCAGGGAAGCGACGCACGCCCGTGACGCGGGAGGAGGCGGAGTGGGAGCTGACCCGGGGCACGCGGGTGTGTACGCACTGTCGGCCCGACAGCGAGCTCGGCGTACTGGAGTACGCGTCCCTCCTCCGCATCTGCCCGGCGGCTATCGATCCAGCATGGGGAGCGCCATACCGCGTGGGCGGGTGGGCGCGGCGCAGACAGTTGATGCTCCGACAAGCCGCATGCCGCGTGCCACGCCCCGTACGGACAAGTCGTACGCTCGCTGTCCACGTTGTATGA
- a CDS encoding TIGR01777 family oxidoreductase, with product MKIVLPGGTGQVGGVLRRSLTAAGHEVVVLTRRPGRDGEVPWDGRTLGPWAEAIDGSDVVVNLAGRSVSCRYTDENLRAMMDSRVDSARIVGEAIAAARKPPRVWLQMSTATIYAHRFDAPNDEATGAIGGDEPGLPGYWSYSVEIARNWEREQERAATPDTRKVALRAAMVMSPDRGGIFDYLSWLARLGLGGPVAGGAQYVSWIHDRDFVRAVEFLIDRDDITGPVNLAAPGPLPQREFMRALRGAWGMPVGLPATRWMAEIGAFALRSDTELLLKSRRVVPGRLEDAGFTFDHGAWRQAAADLVRRTRRERSRPRRTAARA from the coding sequence GTGAAGATCGTGCTGCCAGGAGGGACAGGTCAGGTGGGCGGCGTGCTGCGTCGCTCGTTGACCGCCGCGGGCCACGAGGTCGTGGTCCTGACCAGACGTCCGGGGCGGGACGGCGAAGTCCCATGGGACGGTCGTACGCTCGGCCCTTGGGCGGAGGCGATCGACGGCAGTGACGTCGTGGTCAATCTCGCGGGACGTAGCGTCAGTTGCCGCTACACCGACGAGAACCTCCGCGCCATGATGGACTCGCGCGTCGACTCGGCCCGCATCGTGGGTGAGGCGATCGCCGCCGCCCGCAAACCTCCCCGGGTCTGGCTCCAGATGAGCACCGCCACCATCTACGCCCACCGTTTCGACGCACCGAACGACGAGGCGACCGGCGCGATCGGCGGAGACGAACCCGGCCTCCCCGGCTACTGGTCCTACAGCGTCGAGATCGCACGGAACTGGGAGCGGGAGCAGGAGCGGGCCGCGACGCCGGACACGCGCAAGGTGGCCCTGCGGGCGGCGATGGTGATGAGCCCCGACCGCGGCGGCATTTTCGACTACCTGTCGTGGCTGGCGCGGCTCGGCCTCGGCGGGCCGGTCGCGGGTGGCGCCCAGTACGTGTCCTGGATCCACGACCGTGATTTCGTCCGAGCCGTGGAGTTCCTGATCGACCGGGACGACATCACGGGGCCGGTCAATCTCGCGGCTCCCGGCCCGTTGCCGCAGCGGGAGTTCATGCGTGCGCTGCGCGGCGCCTGGGGCATGCCGGTCGGGCTGCCCGCGACGCGGTGGATGGCCGAGATCGGCGCCTTCGCTCTCCGCTCCGACACCGAACTGCTCCTGAAGAGCCGCCGGGTGGTGCCCGGGCGCCTTGAGGACGCCGGGTTCACCTTCGACCACGGTGCCTGGCGGCAGGCGGCGGCCGACCTCGTACGGCGGACGCGTCGTGAACGGTCCCGCCCACGACGAACGGCGGCACGTGCCTGA
- a CDS encoding GNAT family N-acetyltransferase, protein MAELGTVAWPPAPIRTERLVLRESRAQDRAAFIELFASSEVRTYLGGPRPRDELERAVPEIPARRPGAFVIELDGAPIGTVMLDRRDAERPGHLRTDAEEAEKTEEAELGYMLLPSAWGRGYAAEACAAALDWFADVCPGEPVVLCTQTANDRSMRLAAKLGFVEVERFQEFGDEQWFGVWSSVAPSG, encoded by the coding sequence ATGGCTGAACTCGGAACCGTCGCCTGGCCACCCGCTCCGATAAGGACCGAGCGACTCGTACTCCGTGAGTCCCGGGCCCAAGATCGTGCGGCGTTCATCGAGCTGTTCGCATCGTCGGAGGTGCGCACGTATCTCGGTGGTCCTCGACCGCGTGACGAGCTCGAACGTGCCGTGCCGGAGATACCCGCACGTCGCCCGGGCGCTTTCGTGATCGAGCTCGACGGGGCGCCGATCGGCACGGTCATGCTCGATCGGCGCGACGCGGAACGTCCGGGACACCTGCGCACAGATGCGGAAGAGGCCGAGAAGACGGAAGAGGCCGAGCTCGGTTACATGCTCCTGCCGAGTGCGTGGGGGCGCGGGTATGCCGCGGAGGCGTGCGCGGCGGCGCTCGACTGGTTCGCCGACGTGTGTCCCGGCGAGCCGGTGGTGCTGTGCACCCAGACGGCCAACGACCGCTCGATGCGGCTCGCGGCGAAGCTGGGGTTCGTCGAGGTGGAGCGGTTCCAGGAGTTCGGTGACGAGCAGTGGTTCGGCGTGTGGTCTTCGGTCGCACCGTCCGGTTGA
- a CDS encoding LysE/ArgO family amino acid transporter codes for MTPVLEGFALGFAYAAPIGAQNVYVIQSASGGPLRMSVRVALAVTAMDITLALACLYGLGAVLEWFPWLSTAMTVVGCAYLLWIGVNLARSRAEQDADGKTGQGVTHSYAWSRVAVAAFTLTWFNPQAILDGTLLLGGFRAQLGDGEVPLFIIGMAAASAVWFHALTALVGSCRNRFGPRAMMWINRVCGVALCALGLRLGLGLL; via the coding sequence ATGACTCCTGTGCTGGAAGGCTTCGCCCTGGGCTTCGCCTACGCGGCGCCCATCGGCGCACAGAACGTCTACGTGATCCAGTCCGCCTCGGGCGGCCCGCTACGGATGTCCGTGCGGGTCGCCCTCGCCGTCACGGCGATGGACATCACCCTGGCGCTGGCCTGCCTGTACGGCCTTGGAGCCGTCCTCGAATGGTTCCCCTGGCTCAGCACCGCCATGACCGTGGTGGGGTGCGCCTATCTGCTCTGGATCGGCGTCAACCTGGCGCGGAGCCGTGCCGAGCAGGACGCGGACGGAAAAACCGGGCAGGGCGTCACCCACTCGTACGCCTGGAGCAGGGTGGCGGTCGCCGCGTTCACCCTCACCTGGTTCAACCCACAGGCCATCCTTGACGGCACGCTTCTCCTCGGCGGTTTTCGCGCCCAGTTGGGAGACGGGGAGGTGCCCCTCTTCATCATCGGCATGGCCGCGGCGTCGGCGGTGTGGTTCCACGCGCTGACCGCGCTGGTGGGCTCCTGCCGAAACCGCTTCGGGCCCCGGGCGATGATGTGGATCAACCGAGTGTGCGGGGTGGCGTTGTGCGCTCTGGGCCTGCGGTTGGGACTTGGCTTGCTGTAG
- a CDS encoding fatty acid desaturase, translating to MANHSLVSSSSQRAARLEIPTEVKKFTLRDSRIFASKVALAGALAAISCFWILTHGWPAAVPAQLLLGLVYAHAVELQHQALHGTGFRSARKNRVVGTALGAPLLVSYSRYRALHLLHHRYLGTDKDTEFFDYAAVERLTLWTLASSAFNVRRWFETGVDVARSLSPRTTYDEVITNPAVHGRIRTEYRTTLAATAALGLLSWWTGSPLILTLWLIPLLFAEPIHFLIELPEHIFCDRSTQDVFKNTRSIRGGWFSFWLTNGNNFHVEHHVRMGTPINKLPQMHPHMVDHIENYCGSYGEFYRDVLRRALRPSSPIPAA from the coding sequence ATGGCAAATCACTCATTGGTGAGTAGCTCGTCCCAACGTGCTGCTCGCCTCGAAATACCGACGGAAGTAAAGAAATTCACGTTACGGGACTCTCGGATATTCGCGAGTAAGGTAGCTCTGGCAGGCGCGCTGGCAGCGATTTCCTGCTTCTGGATCCTCACCCACGGTTGGCCGGCGGCTGTCCCGGCACAATTGCTGCTCGGCCTCGTCTACGCCCACGCGGTGGAGTTGCAGCACCAAGCACTGCACGGCACGGGGTTCCGCTCCGCACGGAAGAACCGGGTGGTCGGCACCGCACTGGGCGCGCCCCTGCTGGTGTCCTACTCGCGCTACCGAGCGCTGCACCTGCTGCACCACAGGTACTTGGGCACGGACAAGGACACTGAGTTCTTCGACTACGCGGCGGTCGAGAGGCTGACGCTGTGGACCCTCGCCAGCTCGGCGTTCAACGTGCGCCGCTGGTTCGAGACCGGTGTGGACGTCGCACGCTCGCTGTCACCGCGTACCACGTACGACGAGGTCATCACCAACCCGGCGGTGCACGGCCGCATCCGCACGGAGTACCGCACGACGCTGGCAGCGACAGCGGCACTCGGGCTGCTCTCATGGTGGACCGGATCGCCGCTCATCCTGACCCTCTGGCTCATCCCGCTGCTTTTCGCAGAGCCCATCCACTTCCTGATCGAGCTGCCGGAGCACATCTTCTGCGACCGTTCGACCCAGGACGTCTTCAAGAACACCCGCTCCATTCGCGGCGGCTGGTTCTCCTTCTGGCTCACCAACGGGAACAATTTCCATGTCGAGCACCACGTGCGCATGGGAACCCCCATCAACAAACTGCCGCAGATGCACCCGCACATGGTCGACCACATCGAGAACTACTGCGGTTCCTATGGCGAGTTCTACCGCGACGTGCTGCGCCGCGCGCTGCGCCCGTCCTCCCCGATACCGGCAGCATGA